A DNA window from Polyodon spathula isolate WHYD16114869_AA chromosome 18, ASM1765450v1, whole genome shotgun sequence contains the following coding sequences:
- the LOC121330660 gene encoding protein FAM151A-like, with product MSYHNNSVCHILTVGCGHFLNTSDTNSTNTGNWWNDLKTISRRYREGGILTDYNSTMSKHRKIEKMVVKKKKRCILREELTMAAICIFVALVLVVAIIFSMNRTFCPAQEPGFSFPTDGDMLDYLLDLGLLQKKDGLLVSWYHSANNRNEMEKALKSDAMVLEADVNIEGYNTDGQTSTPIMAHPPDIYSDNTLQEWLDAVLKSSKGIKLDFKTIESVGPSLDILKKKALESGINRPVWLNADILHGPNVPGFIEVVNATSFLNLIQEKFPNAIISPGWKVLYVSLLPNETYTRAMVEDMYELLKNVTQKVTFPIQAVMGKNAWPHLKWLLEQSPRYNLMLWQEKDDPITVEDLLFIRDNSQPDQIYYDIYDPVLSAFKEMAFQPNRSRRFYSGGNLIDYFKPRNSDGIYVRWHSIDNRITLMTLLKEGDGGMIVVPIREAQSSAGVPAVDGSESDFPLQECLDLILVSAKPWGIYLKIKSQELLTPALTLLKHLNEKKLLYNPTWINMDVSYGRFATPGYIGGDQFIKEINKVFPYVTIAPGWPKEQLVQGYTKPLVEDMVSLCKGLWQEVSYQLQAVALGKSFLEIQMLQQNSPRHSLTVEHQLEQGSYMAGYKGLILVRERNTDKVFYNLNKDYSSNFARDVFTS from the exons ATGTCATACCACAATAATTCTGTTTGTCACATTTTGACGGTCGGCTGTGGGCACTTCCTAAACACCAGTGACACGAACAGCACAAACACAGGAAACTGGTGGAATGATTTAAAGACAATCAGTCGCAGATATAGAGAGGGTGGCATCCTGACTGATTACAATAGTACGATGTCTAAACACAGGAAAATTGAAAAAATGGTCGTAAAGAAGAAGAAGCGCTGTATATTACGGGAAGAACTCACGATGGCagcaatttgtatttttgttgctttggtcCTTGTGGTTGCAATCATATTTTCCATGAACAGAACTTTTTGTCCAG CTCAGGAGCCAGGATTTTCATTCCCTACTGATGGAGATATGCTGGACTACCTGCTGGATCTCGGCCTCCTACAAAAGAAGGATGGGTTGCTGGTGTCCTGGTATCACTCTGCTAACAACAGGAATGAGATGGAGAAAGCCTTGAAAA GTGATGCAATGGTCCTGGAGGCAGATGTTAACATTGAAGGTTACAACACAGATGGCCAGACAAGCACCCCGATCATGGCCCACCCACCTGACATCTATAGCGATAACACTCTCCAGGAGTGGCTGGATGCTGTTCTCAAGTCCAGTAAAG GTATTAAGTTGGATTTTAAAACCATCGAGTCAGTTGGTCCCTCTctggatattttaaaaaagaaagctttggAAAGTGGCATTAACAGACCTGTCTGGTTGAATGCGGATATTCTCCATGGCCCTAATGTTCCTGGGTTTATAGAAGTAGTGAATGCTACTAG tttcttgAACCTCATTCAGGAGAAGTTTCCCAATGCTATAATCTCACCTGGCTGGAAGGTGCTGTATGTCTCCCTGCTGCCCAACGAGACATACACACGCGCTATGGTGGAAGATATGTACGAACTCTTGAAGAATGTTACCCAGAAAGTTACCTTCCCTATCCAAGCCGTTATGGGTAAAAATGCTTGGCCACACTTGAAGTGGCTGCTGGAACAGTCCCCCAG ataCAACCTGATGTTGTGGCAGGAAAAGGACGACCCTATCACTGTGGAGGACCTTCTGTTCATCCGAGATAACAGCCAGCCAGATCAGATCTACTATGACATCTACGACCCAGTCTTATCAGCCTTCAAAGAAATGGCAT TTCAGCCAAACAGGAGTAGACGGTTTTACTCCGGAGGAAACCTGATTGACTACTTTAAGCCTCGGAACTCAGATGGGATCTACGTCCGATGGCACAGCATTGACAACAGGATCACACTGATGACTTTGCTTAAAG AAGGAGATGGCGGGATGATTGTTGTACCAATCAGAGAAGCACAAAGCAGTGCTGGGGTTCCAGCGGTAGACGGCTCAGAATCGGACTTTCCACTGCAGGAGTGTTTAGATCTTATACTTGTATCCGCCAAACCATGGGGCATATACCTGAAGATCAAATCTCAAGAACTACTCACACCAGCACTCACTTTACTGAAGCATTTAAATGAGAAGAAACTCCTTTATAACCCAACTTGGATAAACATGGACGTTTCCTATGGAAGATTTGCAACTCCTGGGTATATTGGAGGGGATCAGTTTATAAAGGAAATTAACAAGGTGTTTCCATATGTAACTATAGCTCCTGGCTGGCCAAAAGAGCAACTGGTCCAGGGCTATACAAAGCCTCTAGTGGAAGATATGGTAAGTCTTTGTAAGGGACTGTGGCAAGAGGTATCGTACCAGCTGCAAGCTGTGGCCCTGGGTAAATCATTCTTGGAAATTCAAATGCTACAGCAGAATTCCCCTCGACACTCCTTGACAGTAGAACACCAGTTGGAACAGGGGAGCTACATGGCTGGTTACAAGGGACTGATCTTAGTTCGTGAAAGGAACACAGACAAAGTTTTTTACAATCTGAACAAGGACTACAGTAGCAATTTCGCAAGAGATGTCTTTACTTCTTAG
- the fpgt gene encoding fucose-1-phosphate guanylyltransferase, protein MMSEHHISPDVPLQKATKGKLDKFETIRGKAVQTGEFWDIVVITAADKKQKLAYEQQIAEKLRRKELPLWVKYHVFADPPGVKIGNGGSTLYSIQHLQEQYDDKLSTFRTLLIHAGGYSQRLPSASALGKIFTTLPLGDPVYQMLELKLVMYIDFPSHMEPGVLVTCADDIELYCIKENETIRFDRPGFTALAHPSSLSIGTTHGVFVLEPKAESEYGMLEYRSCHSFLHKPNIKTMYISGAVCKKVKHFPRSFGEVGDNSAGEFVYTDSTYYIDHPTAKRLLVLFKEIGPLDCEIDAYGDFLQALGPGATSAYTRNTANVTKEDAKLVEVREKIFFLLKGTPLNVIVLNNSKFYHIGTTQEYLFHFTADLNLRAELGLLSEAFSICPTDAALNVSACVIHSLVDPSCTVAPGTVVEYSILGPNVTVSRNSIISGCWISGNTHIPSNTFMHSLSVNVNGGTKFATVVLGIDDNLKKSVASIADIIDLQFFGTSLLTCVDLWGLSASDLVSSVDRSRISLWNARIFPAFPDLQSSVTASLKMLEALYSKSSYKLPKEVQLLSLQTILNHKDIGEMLKFRQHLYEEISRHRLKNNPK, encoded by the exons ATGATGAGTGAGCACCACATATCTCCAGACGTCCCTTTGCAAAAAGCTACCAAGGGAAAACTTGACAAGTTTGAAACAATTAGAG GCAAGGCTGTACAGACTGGCGAATTCTGGGACATAGTTGTTATCACAGCAGCCGATAAAAAGCAGAAACTGGCCTATGAGCAACAAATAGCTGAAAAACTAAGAAGGAAGGAACTTCCACTCTGGGTTAAATATCATGTGTTTGCTGACCCCCCGGGAGTTAAAATAG gCAATGGCGGGTCCACATTGTATTCCATTCAGCACCTGCAAGAGCAGTATGATGACAAGTTAAGCACATTTAGAACCCTTCTAATCCATGCAG GGGGGTATAGTCAACGATTGCCTAGTGCAAGTGCACTGGGAAAAATCTTCACAACCCTTCCGCTTGGAGACCCTGTGTACCAAATGCTGGAGCTCAAACTGGTTATGTACATCGATTTTCCTTCACACATGGAGCCTGGAGTTCTGGTGACCTGTGCTGATGATATAGAACTTTATTGCATAAAAGAAAATGAGACCATTAGGTTTGATAGACCAGGTTTTACTGCTTTAGCCCACCCCTCTTCACTTTCCATTGGAACCACGCATGGAGTATTTGTTTTGGAACCAAAAGCAGAGTCGGAGTATGGCATGCTAGAGTACAGGTCGTGTCACAGTTTTCTGCATAAGCCGAACATTAAGACAATGTACATCAGTGGGGCAGTGTGCAAAAAGGTGAAGCATTTCCCACGTTCATTTGGTGAAGTAGGTGATAACAGTGCTGGTGAGTTTGTTTACACTGATAGCACTTATTACATTGACCATCCGACTGCAAAACGGTTGCTGGTGCTGTTTAAAGAAATCGGGCCCCTTGATTGTGAAATAGACGCATATGGTGACTTTCTCCAGGCACTGGGGCCAGGGGCTACTTCAGCATATACCAGAAACACAGCTAATGTCACTAAAGAAGATGCAAAACTAGTTGAAGTAAGAGAGAAGATATTCTTTCTCCTTAAAGGAACGCCGCTTAATGTAATTGTCCTAAACAACTCCAAATTCTACCACATTGGCACTACCCAAGAGTATCTCTTTCATTTCACAGCAGATCTGAATCTAAGGGCTGAACTCGGTCTGCTTTCTGAGGCTTTTAGCATCTGTCCCACTGATGCTGCTCTGAATGTCTCCGCTTGTGTTATTCACAGCCTTGTGGATCCAAGTTGTACTGTTGCTCCAGGCACAGTGGTTGAATACTCCATACTTGGTCCTAATGTTACTGTAAGTAGAAACAGTATCATCAGTGGCTGTTGGATATCTGGCAACACACACATCCCGTCAAACACCTTTATGCATTCATTGAGTGTGAATGTGAATGGAGGCACAAAGTTTGCGACTGTAGTATTAGGCATAGATGACAATCTGAAGAAAAGCGTTGCATCAATAGCGGATATCATCGATCTTCAGTTTTTTGGAACAAGCCTACTGACATGTGTTGACCTCTGGGGTCTGTCTGCTTCTGACCTGGTCTCATCAGTTGACAGATCCAGGATTAGTTTATGGAATGCCAGAATTTTTCCAGCGTTCCCTGATTTGCAGAGCTCGGTTACAGCATCTCTGAAAATGCTTGAAGCTTTGTACAGCAAGTCCAGCTACAAACTTCCCAAGGAAGTTCAGTTGCTTTCCTTGCAGACAATTCTTAATCACAAGGACATTGGGGAAATGCTTAAATTCAGACAACATCTTTACGAAGAAATAAGCAGGCATAGATTGAAGAACAATCCTAAGTGA